Proteins found in one Deinococcus radiopugnans ATCC 19172 genomic segment:
- the gap gene encoding type I glyceraldehyde-3-phosphate dehydrogenase — translation MKVGINGFGRIGRLVFRILMDRGVDVVAINDLTDNKTLATLLKYDSTAGRFNGTVDYDEDSMTVNGQKIHTLAERDPANIKWGEMGADIVIESTGIFTSREGASKHLAGGAKKVLITAPAKNEDFSIVLGVNEQDYDPKNHHIISNASCTTNSLGAPMKLLDEAFGIEKAIMTTVHSYTNDQRILDLPHSDLRRARAAAINIIPTSTGAAKAVSQVYPKLKGKFDGTSLRVPTPVGSISDVVVILGRDVTVEEVNDVFRKAAEGSYKNIIKYTEDPIVLQDIVGDPHSAIIDGGLTMAMGNLVKFFSWYDNEWGYSNRIADLVELVQEKGA, via the coding sequence ATGAAAGTGGGCATCAACGGGTTCGGCCGCATCGGGCGTCTGGTGTTCCGCATCCTGATGGACCGGGGCGTGGACGTGGTGGCGATCAATGACCTGACCGACAACAAGACGCTGGCGACGCTGCTCAAGTACGACTCCACCGCCGGCCGCTTTAACGGCACCGTGGACTACGACGAGGACAGCATGACCGTCAACGGACAGAAGATCCACACGCTGGCCGAACGCGATCCCGCCAACATCAAGTGGGGCGAGATGGGCGCGGACATCGTCATCGAGTCCACCGGCATCTTCACCAGCCGTGAGGGCGCGAGCAAGCACCTGGCCGGCGGTGCCAAGAAGGTGCTGATCACCGCGCCCGCCAAGAACGAGGACTTCTCCATTGTGCTGGGCGTCAATGAGCAGGATTACGATCCCAAGAACCACCACATCATCAGCAACGCGAGCTGCACCACCAACAGCCTGGGCGCGCCGATGAAGCTGCTGGACGAGGCGTTTGGCATCGAGAAGGCCATCATGACCACCGTCCACAGCTACACCAACGATCAGCGCATCCTGGACCTGCCGCACAGCGATCTGCGCCGCGCGCGGGCCGCCGCCATCAACATCATCCCCACCAGCACGGGCGCGGCCAAGGCCGTGTCGCAGGTGTACCCCAAGCTGAAGGGCAAGTTCGACGGCACCTCGCTGCGTGTGCCCACCCCCGTCGGCAGCATCAGCGACGTGGTGGTCATCCTGGGCCGTGACGTGACCGTGGAAGAGGTCAACGACGTGTTCCGCAAGGCCGCCGAGGGCAGTTACAAGAACATCATCAAGTACACCGAAGACCCGATTGTGCTGCAGGACATCGTGGGTGACCCGCACAGCGCGATCATCGACGGCGGCCTGACCATGGCGATGGGCAACCTGGTCAAGTTCTTCTCCTGGTACGACAACGAGTGGGGCTACAGCAACCGGATTGCCGATCTGGTGGAACTGGTTCAGGAAAAAGGCGCTTAA